GCAGGGCTTGATACCACCAGGAAAGCAGTGCTTACGGCAGTGAATGTCATGGATGAATACGTGAAGCTGGTTGAAAAGCATGAGGCATTATTGAAAGAAATGGACCAGCAGGGTAATTGATGCCATGACACTACTTCTACTGATACTGCTTGTCATTGGGATGGTCATCGGCTACCGGAGGGGCGTCATTCTGCAGTCCCTTCATCTGATCGGTACGATTTCGGCCATCATCATTGCTGCCATGAACTACGAAAAGCTCGCCTCTCGCTTCGATATGGTGATGCCCTATCCGTCAACTGCAGAGACACTTACGAATCCGCTGCTCCCTGAAGTGGATAATGCAGAACTCGCCTTCTACAGGATGGTCGCGTTCTTCATGATATTCGTGGTGGCGAAGATTGTGATACAACTGATCGTCAGCGCATTCGACTACCTGCAGCAGATCAACGCGTTCGGCACCGTCGGTGATGTCCTTGGCACGATACTCGGCGTCATAGAGATGATGTATATACTGGTTGTCCTTCTGATGATGGCAGCCGTAATACCGCTCGAAGGTGTGCAGACGATGATGGAGAATTCCGGATTGGCACAGTTCCTCATGGAGAACACCTTCATCATTTCTGATAAATTCATAGAATGGTTACAAACTGAGTCATAGCGATATGGCTCTTTTTTTGGAGGACAATATGACTAAAAAAGATATAATCAACCTGCTTGAAACGATAGCCACATACATGGAGCTCTCCCTGGAGAACCCGTTCAAGGTCTCCGCCTACCGGAAGGCGGCTGGAGCGATCGAGAGGGATCCGAGGTCGCTTGCAGAGATCGATGACTTCTCCGAAATCAAGGGCATCGGCAAAGGCGTGAACGAAGTCATCACTGAATATGTCGGGAAGGGGGAGTCGTCCGTACTCGGCGAATTGAGGGAGTCGGTCCCGGCACCGCT
The sequence above is drawn from the Salinicoccus roseus genome and encodes:
- a CDS encoding CvpA family protein, giving the protein MTLLLLILLVIGMVIGYRRGVILQSLHLIGTISAIIIAAMNYEKLASRFDMVMPYPSTAETLTNPLLPEVDNAELAFYRMVAFFMIFVVAKIVIQLIVSAFDYLQQINAFGTVGDVLGTILGVIEMMYILVVLLMMAAVIPLEGVQTMMENSGLAQFLMENTFIISDKFIEWLQTES